In Sodalis ligni, a single genomic region encodes these proteins:
- a CDS encoding GIN domain-containing protein has translation MNTLLMILALLTEMVSSSALAAEKTFPLEPFTSVEVRQGINLSIKCAATPSMVVSGSQETLNKLRITADNHALLLVNNAAENDRFVSGTLDITLYTNGPLRGLTGKAGVKITAPACAVDRSKLAVSGSMGADIQVEGKTDELTLDLAMGGSFNKKPRPFTADAANVRMSMGAESSLCHIPRISGSLSAGARMSVSPSAQVDIGAAGSFASEVSTSDCA, from the coding sequence ATGAATACTCTATTAATGATACTTGCTCTGTTAACCGAAATGGTCAGCTCCTCCGCGCTGGCAGCGGAGAAAACGTTTCCGCTTGAGCCTTTTACCTCCGTTGAGGTCAGACAGGGCATTAACCTGTCCATCAAATGCGCCGCGACCCCATCAATGGTGGTGTCAGGCTCTCAAGAAACGTTAAATAAGCTTCGGATAACCGCTGACAATCACGCGTTATTGCTGGTGAATAACGCTGCTGAAAACGATCGGTTCGTCTCTGGCACGCTTGATATCACTCTATATACCAACGGTCCTCTACGCGGTTTGACAGGAAAGGCGGGCGTAAAAATCACGGCGCCGGCATGTGCGGTGGATCGGTCCAAACTGGCTGTTTCCGGCAGCATGGGGGCGGATATTCAGGTGGAGGGCAAGACGGACGAACTGACACTTGATTTGGCGATGGGCGGCAGTTTTAATAAAAAGCCGCGTCCCTTTACGGCGGATGCTGCAAATGTGCGCATGAGCATGGGTGCGGAGTCATCGCTATGCCATATCCCGCGGATCAGCGGCAGCCTGTCGGCTGGGGCGCGGATGTCTGTCAGCCCATCAGCCCAGGTTGATATCGGCGCAGCGGGCTCTTTCGCCAGTGAGGTTTCGACCTCCGATTGCGCCTAA
- a CDS encoding cytochrome P450: MSSNADFIPFFTSSAAKYAKLGFLKIAENACRQYGDKVWIGDKDDAVLLLAGARHIRFFIGHESSFPKGFDHLSSASTVGRILLGQALTTSREGEEWRLARRLTTPLVNPKSELLQKGTQLSARWLMATLRDPEQRSLREICLRWALMGVAEGFFGSALSLAQLDKLLGHFRNIYLQLIAAAPVADYAALCRHPALLAFRQEVKSMIGPLIDGAKREGTTMVERLCQALDVNANPEEQERVINLLLGNLAASVDNTGIALLWCLTHLSQHPQYQKRVRDEGQQEKRNMASAIVRESLRLTPVAAFFERQTQEDLVLDGARIAAGTRVLFSPWLVHRNAAYWPEPLSFKPERFLGKDKIPPEYFFPFSVGKRNCVGMALAMDQLTTAISTLCQHFHFSLAPSTLPAALTPLFELNAMPRGEVCFILESLNTDRQNAPIV; this comes from the coding sequence ATGTCCAGTAACGCTGATTTTATTCCGTTTTTTACTTCCTCCGCCGCCAAATATGCCAAATTGGGATTTCTGAAAATTGCGGAAAATGCCTGTCGTCAGTACGGCGACAAGGTCTGGATTGGCGACAAAGACGATGCGGTATTGCTGCTGGCGGGTGCTCGGCACATCCGGTTTTTCATCGGGCACGAAAGCAGTTTTCCTAAAGGGTTTGATCATCTTTCTTCCGCCTCTACGGTCGGGCGGATTCTGCTGGGCCAGGCGCTGACGACCTCAAGAGAAGGCGAAGAGTGGCGGCTTGCACGAAGACTGACCACACCGCTGGTCAATCCCAAATCCGAGCTGTTACAAAAAGGTACCCAACTCTCCGCCCGCTGGCTGATGGCCACGCTGCGGGACCCTGAGCAACGCTCATTGCGTGAAATCTGCCTGCGCTGGGCACTGATGGGCGTTGCGGAAGGCTTTTTTGGATCGGCACTCAGCCTGGCACAGCTTGATAAACTGCTTGGTCATTTTCGCAATATCTATTTGCAACTGATTGCCGCTGCGCCGGTAGCGGATTATGCCGCGCTGTGCCGACATCCCGCCCTGTTAGCATTCCGCCAGGAGGTGAAGTCGATGATTGGCCCCCTGATTGACGGCGCAAAACGCGAAGGTACCACCATGGTGGAACGCCTGTGCCAGGCGCTGGATGTCAATGCCAATCCTGAGGAGCAGGAGAGAGTGATAAATCTGTTACTGGGTAATCTGGCGGCCAGCGTGGATAACACCGGCATTGCGCTGCTGTGGTGCCTGACGCATCTGTCCCAGCATCCGCAGTATCAGAAGCGCGTACGCGACGAAGGCCAACAAGAAAAACGCAACATGGCTTCAGCTATTGTTAGGGAGTCCCTTCGACTTACCCCGGTTGCCGCCTTTTTCGAGCGCCAAACCCAGGAGGATCTGGTCCTAGACGGCGCCAGAATCGCCGCCGGGACCCGGGTACTCTTTTCGCCCTGGCTGGTGCATCGTAATGCGGCTTACTGGCCTGAACCTCTCAGCTTCAAGCCGGAGCGCTTCCTTGGCAAAGACAAAATTCCACCCGAGTATTTCTTTCCCTTCAGCGTAGGGAAACGTAACTGTGTCGGCATGGCATTGGCAATGGATCAGCTCACCACCGCCATTTCAACGCTGTGTCAGCATTTTCATTTTTCTCTTGCACCATCAACTTTACCAGCCGCCCTCACCCCGCTTTTTGAGCTAAACGCGATGCCCAGAGGCGAGGTTTGTTTCATTCTCGAATCTCTAAACACGGACCGTCAGAATGCGCCCATCGTATAA
- a CDS encoding 3-oxoacyl-ACP synthase yields the protein MNISSLFTYIPQTRLSLEEIIAYRGGSQAEARTFRQLFGFQQAATLAAEESAGKCFHSLLQQTGASLNEEEKIDAVILVQGLPAHSSRQNVNLAQLRQQLGCIAADAMLITLNQQNCATLFWGLLMAERILATGKHQCVALLAGDTLADFDLAERYVPGCTLIGDAFVCALLKPGGGQLRVSGIHCFHHPEFWQGLDGSREDIKHFYRSHDSLIAQALRQFPDPLRKDAWLLPHNINRLSWQTWLRQPDNLHQHVATDLICQTGHCYATDPLLLLKRYSPQDTGRPALLLSVGLGGWVGCAAITSDAIQEPFHVQ from the coding sequence ATGAATATTTCGTCGCTGTTCACCTATATTCCGCAAACAAGATTATCACTTGAGGAAATCATCGCCTATCGCGGCGGTAGCCAGGCCGAAGCCCGGACGTTTCGCCAGCTTTTTGGTTTTCAGCAAGCAGCAACGCTGGCGGCTGAGGAGAGCGCAGGTAAGTGCTTTCACTCTTTGCTGCAACAAACGGGGGCGAGCCTGAACGAAGAGGAAAAAATTGATGCTGTTATTCTGGTACAGGGTCTGCCAGCTCATTCTTCCAGGCAAAACGTCAATCTGGCGCAGCTGCGGCAACAGCTCGGCTGTATCGCCGCCGATGCGATGCTGATAACGCTAAACCAGCAAAATTGCGCCACATTATTTTGGGGACTGCTCATGGCTGAGCGGATACTGGCAACGGGAAAACATCAATGCGTGGCGCTGCTGGCAGGCGACACCCTGGCTGACTTTGATTTAGCGGAACGCTATGTCCCTGGCTGTACCCTGATTGGTGACGCCTTTGTCTGCGCGCTTCTCAAACCCGGAGGTGGCCAGCTCCGGGTGTCAGGCATTCACTGTTTTCATCATCCTGAATTCTGGCAGGGACTTGACGGCAGCCGGGAGGACATCAAACATTTTTACCGGTCTCACGATAGCCTGATCGCGCAGGCGCTAAGACAGTTTCCCGACCCGTTACGTAAAGACGCCTGGCTGTTACCGCACAATATCAACCGGCTCAGTTGGCAAACCTGGCTGCGGCAGCCTGATAATCTCCATCAGCATGTCGCCACGGACCTTATCTGTCAGACAGGACACTGTTATGCCACGGATCCTCTTTTACTACTGAAGCGCTACTCTCCTCAAGATACCGGCCGGCCGGCCCTGCTGCTTTCGGTGGGGCTGGGTGGCTGGGTGGGGTGCGCCGCGATCACCTCAGATGCCATCCAGGAGCCTTTCCATGTCCAGTAA
- a CDS encoding acyl-CoA dehydrogenase family protein produces the protein MTDIANRYPQLYELTERLLAAGRLAEHDQQQAVACFDHPALMSIACIGIPSRFNPWETPAFSAVDYTQHLQIIEYLSRIDASAMMLLPGASLGTRAILTLGTEQQQARFFACFAHRPAWTFFAVTEPEVGSDATAISSELTHNAQGWWLNGTKMLIGGAMRASVGIVFARYRHSQRLVMVFPDEIKDAMQRELLDTFGLAGASLTRLSFKNLLIKEEDILGHDSRGLRHGLNSLSMVFERHRPMVAAMALGTTFGLLTALEARHLSGAARSWVARQWRKYHAVFQQMLHLAEGYTAGQHQYALTSQLKLNATRLVEETARHLPHWLNRDDWLEEALLRKRYRDCFAFEYMEGVSNIHLLNSPRPSVIRGDACDDLP, from the coding sequence ATGACTGATATCGCCAACCGCTATCCACAACTTTATGAGCTAACAGAGCGTCTGCTCGCTGCCGGACGGCTCGCGGAACATGACCAACAGCAGGCAGTGGCCTGTTTTGACCACCCGGCGCTGATGAGCATTGCCTGTATCGGTATACCTTCACGCTTCAACCCATGGGAAACACCGGCTTTTTCCGCTGTCGATTATACCCAGCATCTGCAAATCATAGAATACCTAAGCCGGATAGACGCCAGTGCCATGATGCTGCTACCCGGCGCGTCTCTCGGTACCCGTGCTATTCTGACGCTGGGTACGGAACAACAGCAGGCGCGCTTTTTTGCCTGCTTTGCTCACCGCCCCGCCTGGACATTTTTCGCGGTAACGGAGCCGGAGGTAGGTTCAGATGCCACAGCTATCTCCAGTGAACTCACGCACAATGCGCAAGGCTGGTGGCTAAATGGCACAAAAATGCTGATTGGGGGCGCCATGCGGGCCAGCGTAGGCATCGTCTTCGCGCGTTACCGGCATAGTCAACGATTGGTAATGGTGTTTCCCGACGAGATAAAAGACGCGATGCAGCGCGAACTGCTCGATACCTTCGGATTGGCCGGTGCTTCGCTAACCCGTCTGTCTTTTAAAAATCTGCTGATAAAAGAAGAGGATATTCTGGGTCATGACAGCCGTGGCTTACGGCATGGGCTCAATTCCCTAAGCATGGTGTTTGAACGCCATCGCCCTATGGTGGCCGCGATGGCACTTGGCACTACCTTCGGCCTACTGACCGCGCTTGAGGCACGGCACTTATCGGGCGCCGCGCGGAGCTGGGTTGCCAGGCAATGGCGCAAATATCATGCGGTATTTCAGCAAATGCTCCATCTGGCGGAAGGATATACTGCAGGTCAGCATCAATATGCCCTCACGAGCCAGCTCAAGCTGAATGCAACCCGTCTGGTGGAGGAGACCGCGCGTCACCTGCCGCATTGGCTGAACCGGGATGACTGGCTGGAAGAGGCGTTACTGCGCAAGCGCTATCGTGACTGCTTCGCATTTGAATATATGGAAGGTGTCAGCAATATCCACTTGCTAAATAGCCCCCGTCCGTCCGTCATCCGAGGAGACGCTTGTGATGATCTGCCTTGA
- a CDS encoding 3-oxoacyl-[acyl-carrier-protein] synthase III C-terminal domain-containing protein, whose amino-acid sequence MSRYGHCFGADPYLNLATLIRQQRLSRGDKVMLVSVGLGATFSSLLLELSAGNEIPVFCNLKQYPDINQV is encoded by the coding sequence GTGTCCCGTTACGGCCATTGTTTCGGTGCGGATCCTTACCTGAATCTGGCCACCCTCATCCGGCAACAGCGGCTTTCGCGGGGAGACAAAGTGATGTTGGTCAGCGTTGGGCTGGGGGCCACCTTCTCCTCATTGCTGCTGGAATTATCCGCTGGCAATGAAATTCCCGTCTTTTGCAATCTGAAGCAATATCCTGATATTAATCAGGTTTAA
- a CDS encoding 3-oxoacyl-ACP synthase — translation MLGHIESITVYIPEQRKSLTEVAASLRLTPLDVRMFARFYGLNSFPRQPGSLDDLFRPMLRQFAAHHSDLIAHIRHVVHAHTLPCIRPFHRSGKALLTEAGFAEDIHYTSLTMGHCATSLSAVEYVCNRLKEGEYALLLVGEKAFHPKVELIDDTTIMGEAACAVLLSKSGERCKVAARYSMQAGEFSLQRGNESSKTSRFANAYFAFIKDAMRNALSHFDNTQDSLAWIALTMLISHPGKTG, via the coding sequence ATGCTAGGACATATTGAGTCCATCACTGTGTATATTCCCGAACAGCGTAAATCACTAACTGAAGTCGCGGCCTCATTGCGGCTGACGCCTCTTGACGTCAGGATGTTTGCGCGCTTCTATGGGCTTAACAGCTTCCCGCGCCAGCCTGGCTCGCTCGACGATCTGTTCCGGCCGATGTTGCGGCAATTTGCCGCTCATCATTCAGACCTGATTGCTCACATTCGTCACGTCGTGCATGCCCACACCCTGCCGTGCATACGCCCTTTTCACCGGTCAGGCAAAGCGCTGCTCACCGAGGCGGGATTTGCTGAGGACATCCATTACACCAGCCTGACGATGGGGCATTGCGCGACATCTCTTTCCGCCGTGGAATATGTATGTAACCGCCTGAAGGAGGGAGAATATGCCCTGTTGCTGGTGGGAGAAAAAGCCTTTCATCCGAAAGTGGAACTGATTGACGACACCACGATTATGGGGGAAGCGGCCTGTGCGGTCCTGCTCAGCAAGTCGGGCGAACGCTGTAAAGTAGCGGCCAGATACAGCATGCAGGCTGGCGAATTCAGCCTGCAACGGGGTAATGAGTCCAGCAAAACGTCGCGGTTCGCCAACGCCTATTTCGCGTTCATTAAGGATGCAATGCGCAACGCCCTGAGCCATTTCGATAACACTCAGGATTCTCTGGCCTGGATTGCCCTCACAATGTTAATCTCTCATCCTGGCAAAACTGGCTGA
- a CDS encoding alpha/beta hydrolase, which yields MMDTQLALLIARLARPAMFPMRTAESQQLAAMTTETLCCGEHRTRVLINENRDPQAKNALLLHGWGGHPMMLSLTKNLLHARGYRVYMPFLLGHDPLAPACCDFTCQCQLLLMMQKTFGTFDAVIAHSAGGIITALSYWLGFRFNQLVLLSAPASFYSLLRHYLMQNHVAEHYLTSLCAYYQSRYPVPTALQTESLYTFNAARVLIVHAKQDRKIHFADAQQIQAQLPNSQLEVIEDTGHMGILSHQRTQQVLAAFLCATNADQDKGKNYARTY from the coding sequence ATGATGGATACCCAGCTTGCTTTACTCATCGCCCGACTGGCTAGACCTGCAATGTTCCCCATGCGCACCGCGGAGTCGCAACAATTGGCCGCGATGACCACGGAAACCCTTTGCTGTGGCGAGCACCGTACGCGTGTACTGATAAATGAGAACCGGGATCCGCAGGCGAAAAATGCTTTGTTGCTGCACGGTTGGGGGGGACATCCAATGATGCTGTCTCTGACGAAAAATTTGCTTCATGCCAGGGGATACCGTGTCTATATGCCTTTTTTATTAGGCCATGATCCCCTCGCTCCGGCTTGCTGTGATTTTACTTGCCAGTGTCAATTATTGTTAATGATGCAAAAGACCTTTGGCACTTTTGATGCGGTGATTGCCCATTCGGCGGGCGGGATCATCACTGCGCTTTCCTACTGGCTTGGGTTTCGTTTCAACCAGCTGGTTTTACTGTCTGCGCCAGCATCCTTCTACAGCCTGCTGCGGCATTACCTAATGCAAAATCATGTTGCAGAGCATTACCTAACATCACTTTGCGCCTATTACCAGAGCCGCTACCCCGTGCCAACGGCTCTGCAGACAGAGTCGCTTTATACTTTCAACGCGGCGCGCGTGTTGATCGTGCATGCAAAACAAGATCGCAAAATCCACTTTGCCGATGCCCAGCAAATTCAGGCACAGTTGCCAAATAGCCAATTGGAGGTGATTGAAGATACCGGTCATATGGGGATCCTTTCCCATCAGCGCACCCAGCAGGTACTGGCCGCCTTTCTTTGTGCGACAAATGCTGACCAGGACAAGGGGAAAAACTATGCTAGGACATATTGA
- a CDS encoding acyl-CoA dehydrogenase family protein, protein MSQFYDDAFATASYAIGADTQHIADQLRKLRYPIETRELMSQWSLAPAFNGLGLPGRYQPLRQTTLNFQTISLCARYELYEKIGFISPTLLFSPPGPGMAAFAVAGLGTAQQQDAFFSRFQQELCWSCFAMTEPAQGSDAGAMQTTATAVEGGFLISGEKMFIGNGMIADTGVLFARTAPGPLGINAFVFNPQRREITRRALDLAGLEGINLAQMRFDNLFIPNGDLLGRHLKPTQRFARSAMATFDALRPCVGALALGVARRALHEWQTALVPTQSQSQRLSRTHLRWHAAYRNALQTCRQIEGKQAPDENPGMVKTTCVILAEEIISMLIHNLPEEISPLHTTLWRAFRDVKAFEYTEGTRQIHRLNQGFSADQGKCECR, encoded by the coding sequence ATGAGCCAATTTTACGATGACGCGTTCGCAACGGCATCCTACGCCATTGGAGCGGATACGCAGCATATTGCCGACCAGCTTCGCAAACTTCGCTATCCCATAGAAACCCGTGAGCTTATGAGTCAATGGTCACTTGCTCCGGCCTTTAATGGCCTCGGCTTACCGGGCAGATATCAACCACTACGGCAGACAACACTGAATTTTCAGACGATAAGCCTCTGCGCACGTTATGAACTCTATGAGAAAATCGGCTTCATTTCCCCGACCCTGCTGTTTTCTCCTCCTGGCCCTGGTATGGCGGCGTTTGCCGTTGCCGGGCTGGGTACCGCGCAGCAGCAGGATGCCTTTTTCAGCCGTTTTCAACAGGAGCTCTGCTGGTCATGTTTTGCAATGACCGAACCTGCACAAGGCAGCGATGCGGGGGCCATGCAAACGACGGCGACCGCGGTGGAAGGGGGTTTTTTGATTTCCGGGGAAAAAATGTTTATCGGCAACGGGATGATCGCTGATACCGGGGTGCTGTTTGCCCGTACCGCACCGGGGCCGCTGGGGATCAACGCCTTTGTTTTTAATCCGCAACGCCGGGAAATCACCCGTCGGGCCCTGGACTTGGCAGGGCTTGAAGGCATCAATCTGGCGCAGATGCGGTTTGATAATCTCTTCATCCCGAACGGGGATCTGCTGGGACGGCACCTAAAGCCCACCCAACGTTTTGCACGATCGGCGATGGCAACGTTTGATGCGCTACGCCCTTGTGTGGGCGCGCTTGCTCTGGGAGTAGCAAGACGGGCACTGCACGAGTGGCAAACAGCACTTGTGCCTACCCAGTCACAGTCACAAAGGTTATCCAGGACGCACCTCCGCTGGCATGCCGCTTACCGTAACGCCTTGCAGACCTGTCGCCAAATCGAGGGAAAACAGGCCCCGGACGAGAACCCTGGCATGGTAAAAACGACCTGCGTGATCCTCGCCGAGGAGATTATCAGCATGCTGATCCATAATTTACCGGAGGAAATATCCCCCTTGCATACGACTCTATGGCGGGCATTCCGCGACGTCAAAGCCTTTGAATACACCGAAGGAACACGGCAGATCCACAGGCTAAATCAAGGTTTTTCCGCTGATCAGGGTAAGTGCGAATGCCGATGA
- a CDS encoding VOC family protein, translating to MRFDHTGYVVSDSDATAAAVKPFFPVIVKYKELIAAQKVFISLLATAEGSNQIELVEPLHSNITIRNMLLKSGKSFVPYHICFVVNDFDEQYKLMKAAGWIVLTRPFNAFNSNHRASHLYHHDAGIIEIMSGPL from the coding sequence ATGCGCTTTGATCATACAGGGTATGTGGTTTCAGACAGTGATGCCACCGCAGCCGCCGTTAAACCGTTTTTCCCGGTTATTGTCAAATATAAAGAGCTCATTGCTGCACAGAAAGTATTTATCAGTTTGCTTGCCACTGCTGAAGGGAGTAACCAAATTGAATTGGTGGAACCTCTGCATAGCAATATTACAATACGCAACATGCTGCTTAAATCGGGGAAGTCTTTCGTTCCTTATCATATTTGTTTTGTAGTAAACGATTTTGACGAGCAATATAAATTAATGAAAGCGGCAGGCTGGATTGTTTTAACGCGCCCGTTTAACGCTTTTAATAGCAACCATCGTGCCAGTCACCTCTATCACCACGATGCGGGAATCATCGAAATCATGTCGGGCCCGCTATGA
- a CDS encoding AMP-binding protein codes for MFLSQIRPLFDRLRNQDNAIALINQQGTYSFAELGLRTAAIADALAPWEGRNVLIHGHKQLDAVACLLACISRGCCFTFVDQANPPSRIEKIARMTHSDLIVTATALPLEGLERWPQRVTATLENADPASLPPEPKLSQPVFYILSTSGSTGEPKGVKVSYENFAAFSAWFAPQVAGDRREGGSGCHVNHACFSFDMGLLDLLPMLCVGKAVLMLDHCHNMLPRQNIRLMSRQLECPVTSWFSTPSFAELMLKDPLFNRKLFPFLTQFFIGGERVSLGLVSQLQERFPRLKVVHGYGPTETTCMTHTYVLTHPPQHNVGLLPLGKPQGLNRLRIVDAAGNTLPAGEIGEVRLYGPQVSLGYLPENHPRNEAFGEDEIGRYYSTGDRGFLDEDQSLFICGREDGQLKLHGNRIELAEIETTVCRYVQVIQCCLVPIEENGKVIDLQLFIQLHNDHSSYREALRHFLAEQLPAYMIPKSIFFCQNFL; via the coding sequence ATGTTTTTATCTCAAATCAGACCGCTGTTTGATCGACTGAGAAATCAGGATAACGCAATAGCGCTTATCAATCAGCAAGGCACATACAGCTTTGCGGAACTAGGCTTACGCACCGCGGCAATTGCCGACGCCCTCGCGCCGTGGGAAGGCCGTAACGTGTTGATTCATGGACATAAACAACTGGATGCCGTCGCCTGTCTTTTGGCGTGCATCAGTCGAGGGTGCTGCTTTACCTTTGTTGATCAGGCTAATCCGCCATCGCGGATTGAAAAAATAGCCCGGATGACGCACAGTGATCTGATAGTCACCGCGACAGCCCTGCCGCTTGAGGGCCTTGAGCGCTGGCCTCAGCGGGTTACCGCGACGCTGGAGAATGCCGATCCGGCTTCACTGCCGCCGGAACCTAAATTATCCCAACCGGTTTTTTATATCCTGTCTACCTCGGGCAGCACCGGCGAACCAAAAGGGGTGAAGGTTAGTTATGAAAACTTCGCCGCTTTCTCCGCGTGGTTTGCACCCCAGGTGGCAGGAGACCGGCGAGAAGGGGGATCAGGATGCCATGTCAATCACGCCTGCTTCTCCTTTGACATGGGGCTCCTTGATCTCTTACCCATGCTTTGCGTGGGAAAAGCCGTTCTGATGCTCGATCATTGCCATAATATGCTGCCCCGGCAGAATATAAGACTTATGTCACGTCAATTGGAATGCCCCGTCACCAGTTGGTTCTCTACCCCAAGCTTTGCCGAGCTGATGTTAAAAGATCCGTTGTTCAACCGAAAGCTATTTCCTTTTCTGACACAGTTCTTTATCGGTGGCGAGCGTGTCTCACTGGGGCTGGTTAGCCAATTACAGGAACGTTTCCCCAGGTTGAAAGTGGTGCACGGCTACGGTCCAACCGAGACCACCTGTATGACCCATACGTATGTCCTGACCCATCCGCCCCAACATAACGTCGGTTTACTGCCTCTTGGCAAGCCTCAGGGATTGAACCGGCTCAGGATTGTCGACGCGGCGGGTAACACGCTTCCTGCCGGGGAGATTGGAGAAGTCAGGCTTTACGGACCCCAGGTTTCACTGGGCTACCTTCCGGAAAATCACCCGCGCAATGAGGCATTTGGCGAAGACGAAATCGGACGGTATTACTCCACTGGCGATCGGGGATTCCTGGATGAGGATCAGTCACTGTTTATTTGTGGCAGGGAAGACGGGCAGTTGAAATTACACGGCAACCGCATCGAGTTGGCAGAAATTGAAACTACCGTTTGCCGCTATGTCCAGGTAATTCAATGTTGCCTTGTGCCAATAGAAGAAAATGGCAAAGTGATCGACCTGCAGTTATTTATTCAATTACACAATGACCATAGTTCCTATCGCGAGGCGTTACGCCATTTTCTAGCGGAACAATTACCTGCCTATATGATCCCCAAATCGATTTTCTTTTGTCAGAACTTCCTATGA
- a CDS encoding AMP-binding protein: protein MAWWVTIQSVLTNTRRLIAQHAEIGLTCWVSTPSIARLYLLDPTFNARQLPLLTRFIFCGETLTKEIVTQLWARFPRAEVINTYGPTECTVAVSSVLITAEMVASSLPLPIGRARPGAVLSLTPPRGSSIGGELLISGECVGPGYLNATPARRAGFSLHGGQRTYSTGDIGLFDGQWYYFLGREDREVKIQGHRIDLHEIEHFLRSNNLVSDVVIEPHIRKGNAEAIQACVILNATCELSRLGHAMLAHFPSWSIPRYWYSIPHIVLNHNGKLDRLAARKLALEKGEKYVFISNQTAV from the coding sequence TTGGCATGGTGGGTCACAATTCAATCGGTATTGACAAATACCCGCAGACTGATTGCCCAGCATGCTGAAATCGGTCTGACATGCTGGGTATCAACCCCTTCCATCGCGCGGTTGTATCTGCTGGATCCGACCTTCAACGCACGCCAGCTTCCGCTGCTCACGCGTTTTATCTTCTGTGGCGAAACGCTGACCAAAGAAATCGTTACCCAGCTATGGGCACGTTTTCCAAGGGCCGAGGTGATCAATACCTATGGCCCAACTGAATGCACCGTGGCGGTGTCATCGGTGCTGATCACGGCAGAAATGGTGGCGTCATCATTGCCCCTGCCGATTGGTCGCGCAAGACCGGGGGCCGTGTTAAGCCTCACGCCGCCGCGTGGTTCATCAATAGGGGGAGAATTATTAATCAGCGGCGAGTGCGTCGGTCCCGGCTATCTCAATGCAACGCCTGCGCGCCGGGCTGGTTTCAGCTTGCATGGCGGGCAGCGAACCTATTCCACCGGCGACATCGGCTTGTTTGACGGCCAGTGGTACTACTTTCTGGGACGGGAAGACCGGGAAGTAAAAATACAGGGACACCGTATTGACCTCCATGAAATCGAACATTTTCTTCGCAGCAACAATCTCGTTTCGGATGTGGTGATAGAGCCCCACATCCGCAAGGGAAATGCCGAGGCGATCCAGGCTTGTGTAATCCTCAATGCCACTTGTGAGTTATCAAGGCTGGGCCATGCCATGCTAGCGCATTTTCCCTCATGGTCGATCCCGCGTTATTGGTACAGCATTCCTCATATTGTACTGAATCATAACGGTAAACTTGATCGTTTAGCGGCCCGGAAACTGGCTTTGGAAAAGGGGGAGAAATATGTTTTTATCTCAAATCAGACCGCTGTTTGA